Proteins encoded within one genomic window of Dermatophilus congolensis:
- a CDS encoding YbgC/FadM family acyl-CoA thioesterase, translating to MGSQSNKIHESERSSVFYKVYYEDTDCLGMVYYANYFRFLERGRTEYLAERGYAISSLNEAGIVFVVAKVEADFKASARLGDTIEVLSSLTTPSPFKILFHQKICLDGKVLVKALTTLACIEEAGSLRRIPAELRS from the coding sequence ATGGGAAGTCAATCCAACAAAATTCACGAAAGTGAGCGCAGCTCTGTCTTCTATAAGGTCTATTACGAGGACACAGATTGCCTCGGCATGGTCTACTACGCGAACTACTTTCGGTTTCTCGAACGTGGCCGCACTGAGTATCTCGCCGAACGGGGCTATGCGATTTCGTCACTCAACGAAGCGGGTATCGTCTTTGTGGTCGCTAAGGTTGAAGCTGACTTCAAAGCGTCTGCGCGCCTGGGAGACACCATAGAGGTGCTTTCTTCTCTCACTACCCCATCACCGTTCAAGATTCTCTTCCATCAGAAGATCTGCCTGGATGGAAAAGTCCTGGTCAAAGCTCTCACGACGTTGGCATGTATTGAGGAAGCAGGTTCCCTGCGCCGTATACCGGCAGAACTGAGGAGTTAG
- a CDS encoding urea transporter, giving the protein MSLPTQAAPRHDYVRWIRAVLRGQGQVFFIDKPIAGLLMLIGVGIADAQLALFTLLGILVGMSTAWVMGVDRNEIENGLWGYCPALVGAAAFMTWGSGVSGIVAAVLGSVVVVPVQVGLARLLRSGKLSAYGLPVLTAPFCIVSGISAIIARGFPHPPASPLQMLGVSGVVELVEEALEGIGQVHFADSYVAGALILLGLFVGSWRAAAGAVVGAVVMTLVSPIFGIDPNVVAHGLSQYSGVLVGIAALAVFTADLRPAWIPWVLAAVGAVVTLPLEELFEAAHFPMYTWPFVIVTWVIVAVRAYVVQRSERS; this is encoded by the coding sequence ATGTCTCTTCCGACGCAGGCTGCTCCTCGTCACGACTATGTGCGCTGGATACGGGCCGTGTTGCGCGGGCAGGGGCAGGTGTTTTTTATCGACAAACCGATAGCAGGTCTGCTCATGCTGATCGGTGTAGGCATAGCCGATGCGCAACTGGCCCTGTTTACGCTGCTCGGCATTCTCGTTGGTATGTCCACCGCATGGGTGATGGGCGTTGACCGTAATGAGATCGAGAACGGCTTATGGGGGTATTGCCCTGCACTGGTTGGCGCTGCCGCGTTCATGACCTGGGGTAGCGGAGTCAGTGGCATCGTTGCGGCCGTGCTGGGGTCAGTTGTGGTGGTGCCGGTCCAGGTTGGATTGGCTCGTCTGCTGCGGTCGGGCAAGTTGTCAGCGTATGGGCTACCGGTTCTGACAGCACCGTTCTGCATTGTCAGCGGCATCAGCGCGATTATTGCGCGCGGATTTCCGCACCCGCCAGCTTCACCGTTGCAGATGCTGGGGGTCAGTGGTGTTGTTGAGCTGGTAGAAGAAGCACTTGAAGGGATTGGGCAAGTCCATTTCGCTGATTCCTATGTAGCTGGGGCGTTGATTCTCCTGGGACTTTTCGTGGGGTCTTGGCGCGCTGCGGCCGGAGCAGTGGTGGGCGCGGTGGTCATGACATTGGTGTCGCCGATTTTCGGGATCGACCCGAACGTGGTGGCGCACGGGTTGAGCCAATATTCGGGTGTGCTGGTGGGGATTGCTGCGTTGGCGGTTTTCACCGCTGACCTCAGGCCTGCGTGGATTCCATGGGTACTGGCAGCAGTAGGAGCAGTGGTGACGTTGCCGCTGGAAGAGCTATTTGAAGCAGCGCATTTTCCGATGTACACCTGGCCGTTTGTCATCGTGACTTGGGTGATTGTTGCTGTACGTGCATATGTGGTGCAGCGGTCAGAAAGATCGTGA
- a CDS encoding urease accessory protein UreD yields the protein MTFAVRNERTILSRQHHRGALKVIRPFYLSDGAAAAEATLTVLNPGGGYVGGDVYRQHITLQAGAKAVMTTQSATRVYRTPHSEVTQDTDLIVEDNAVLTYVPDELIGYADARYVQRTRAQLAKTATLFAKDVVTPGWAPDGRLFQYRKLHTIFDVVGMPTPEHHRGKLLARDNLFLAPERFGISPEHTALAETFTHVGSLLIVSPHVDAGTVDVIRDVLSIHEGKHLHLRTGVSRMPINGVLIRALGVNTAVIDGAIGAVIDQLRADWFGWGPLPRRKY from the coding sequence GTGACATTCGCGGTGCGAAACGAACGCACCATCCTGTCCCGCCAGCATCATCGGGGAGCGCTGAAAGTAATTCGCCCCTTCTATCTTTCCGATGGTGCTGCTGCCGCAGAAGCAACACTGACCGTGCTCAACCCTGGCGGCGGCTACGTCGGCGGAGATGTGTATCGGCAGCACATAACCCTCCAAGCCGGGGCCAAAGCAGTGATGACAACCCAGTCCGCGACTCGGGTCTACCGCACACCACACAGCGAAGTGACTCAAGACACCGATCTCATCGTGGAAGACAACGCCGTGTTGACCTACGTGCCAGATGAACTCATTGGTTATGCCGATGCCCGATATGTTCAGCGCACACGTGCCCAACTGGCCAAAACAGCAACATTATTCGCCAAAGATGTCGTCACTCCTGGATGGGCTCCAGATGGTCGACTCTTCCAATACCGAAAACTGCACACAATTTTCGACGTAGTTGGCATGCCTACGCCAGAGCACCATCGAGGCAAGCTGCTAGCTCGCGACAACCTTTTCTTGGCACCGGAGCGATTCGGGATTTCTCCTGAACACACAGCGCTCGCAGAAACCTTTACTCACGTGGGAAGTCTTCTTATCGTCTCGCCCCACGTGGATGCCGGGACCGTCGATGTGATTCGTGACGTTTTATCTATTCACGAAGGTAAGCATCTGCATTTGCGTACAGGGGTGAGCCGGATGCCTATCAACGGTGTGCTCATCCGTGCTTTGGGCGTCAACACGGCTGTGATTGATGGCGCTATTGGGGCGGTGATTGACCAGCTCCGCGCAGACTGGTTCGGATGGGGGCCGCTACCGCGGCGCAAATACTGA
- the ureG gene encoding urease accessory protein UreG gives MTDTHTEPLEQDPIIIGVGGPVGAGKTQLVERLTRAMSHRVSMAAVTNDIYTIEDAKILARNSVLPEDRIIGVETGGCPHTAIREDTSLNTAAIEELRRRHPDLEIIFVESGGDNLSATFSPELVDFSIYVIDVAQGEKIPRKAGQGMIKSDLFVINKTDLAPHVGANLSVMEEDSAKFRGDRPFCFTNLRTDEGLEKVIEWIDHDILMTDLTDA, from the coding sequence ATGACAGACACACACACCGAACCTCTAGAACAAGACCCCATCATCATCGGTGTCGGCGGCCCCGTCGGAGCCGGGAAAACCCAGCTAGTAGAACGCCTCACCCGCGCGATGAGTCACCGCGTATCGATGGCAGCGGTCACCAACGACATTTACACCATCGAAGACGCGAAAATCCTCGCCCGTAACTCCGTTCTGCCCGAAGACCGCATCATCGGAGTGGAAACAGGAGGGTGCCCGCACACAGCAATCCGGGAAGACACCTCACTGAACACCGCCGCGATCGAAGAGCTACGGCGCCGACACCCTGACCTAGAAATCATTTTTGTTGAGTCCGGCGGCGACAACTTGTCTGCCACGTTCTCCCCCGAACTAGTGGACTTTTCTATCTATGTCATTGACGTAGCTCAAGGGGAAAAAATCCCCCGAAAAGCAGGGCAGGGAATGATCAAATCTGACCTGTTCGTCATCAACAAAACAGACCTGGCTCCCCACGTAGGCGCGAACTTGTCTGTCATGGAGGAAGACTCAGCAAAGTTCCGCGGTGATCGCCCCTTCTGCTTCACCAATCTGCGCACCGATGAAGGGCTAGAAAAAGTCATTGAGTGGATTGACCACGACATCCTCATGACCGACCTCACCGACGCATGA
- a CDS encoding urease accessory protein UreF: MITPTTRRSRRHAPRLTPTAIHPHLALIQLADSALPVGTFAHSFGMETALADGTVTDEVEVAAWLASFLKTQVLTTDLLVVRETFALVKEGNVDKRKLLDLDATMTAVSLASQVREASWSMGARLLELALECFPTPALTTYDELVRQKHADGHYAIAYALAVAGMGVGLAETLHTYATSLSIGLAQNAVRAVPLGQVAGQRVIAYLHPVITAVCEEALNLPTDLLGAACPHLEIDQMRHERQHARMFTS, translated from the coding sequence GTGATCACACCCACGACGAGGCGATCCCGACGCCATGCCCCCAGACTGACGCCCACTGCTATCCACCCCCACCTGGCCCTCATCCAACTCGCTGACTCCGCCCTGCCGGTAGGAACATTCGCGCACTCCTTCGGTATGGAGACAGCCCTGGCGGATGGAACAGTCACAGACGAGGTAGAGGTAGCGGCATGGCTGGCTTCCTTCCTGAAAACGCAAGTCCTAACCACTGACCTACTAGTCGTGCGAGAAACATTCGCTCTGGTTAAGGAAGGAAACGTCGATAAGCGAAAGCTTCTCGACCTGGATGCCACGATGACCGCCGTGTCCTTGGCATCCCAAGTACGAGAAGCATCCTGGTCAATGGGTGCACGACTGCTAGAGCTAGCCCTCGAGTGCTTCCCTACCCCCGCGCTCACCACATACGACGAGTTAGTTCGACAAAAACACGCGGACGGGCACTATGCCATCGCATACGCCCTAGCAGTCGCGGGTATGGGGGTCGGTCTTGCTGAAACACTGCACACCTACGCCACCTCCCTGAGCATCGGACTTGCGCAGAACGCAGTACGTGCGGTCCCGCTCGGGCAGGTGGCAGGCCAACGTGTCATTGCCTACCTTCACCCAGTAATCACCGCAGTATGCGAAGAAGCTCTCAATCTGCCCACCGATCTGCTGGGAGCTGCCTGCCCGCATCTGGAAATCGACCAAATGAGGCACGAACGCCAGCATGCTCGAATGTTCACCAGCTGA
- a CDS encoding urease accessory protein UreE, whose translation MTDTTPNTPAAESQESLPPIHSTAVIFNITDGTPEHLIHTPGEHHGHRERETIRLHNEALAKRIQRLRTDKGREISLRLPSGSPALRPGDVIAVTDTSFITIETTTTRVIVVRPSCIRQMGEAAHALGNRHRQVQFFDDSTQFGAQFGQVVFLTPYDHTVTDHLESLHVDYTIEDVELDTPFRHAEHQH comes from the coding sequence ATGACTGACACAACACCCAACACCCCAGCAGCGGAGAGCCAGGAATCACTACCCCCCATCCACTCAACCGCTGTCATCTTCAACATCACTGACGGCACACCTGAACACCTCATCCACACTCCCGGAGAGCATCACGGTCACCGAGAGCGCGAAACCATTCGCCTCCACAACGAAGCTCTCGCCAAACGAATCCAGCGACTACGCACTGACAAAGGCCGAGAAATATCCCTACGTCTGCCCTCCGGATCGCCAGCTCTACGCCCCGGAGATGTCATCGCCGTCACTGACACCAGCTTCATCACTATCGAAACCACCACCACACGAGTCATCGTTGTGCGGCCCAGCTGCATCCGTCAGATGGGAGAAGCCGCACACGCCCTGGGAAACCGGCACCGTCAAGTCCAGTTCTTCGACGACAGCACGCAATTCGGGGCACAGTTCGGCCAAGTCGTCTTCCTCACTCCCTACGACCACACCGTCACCGACCACCTCGAAAGCCTCCACGTCGACTACACCATCGAAGATGTCGAACTCGACACCCCCTTCCGCCACGCCGAACACCAACACTGA
- the ureC gene encoding urease subunit alpha has protein sequence MTLRIPRRQYNDLYGPTTGDSVRLADTDLFVKVEKDLTGYGDEAVFGGGKTIRDGMGQDGNVNRAEMIPDTVITGALIIDYTGIYKADIGIRDGRICAIGKAGNNNIMDDVDMTIGPSTEIIAGEHKILTAGGIDTHIHFISPEQVPTALAGGVTTFVGGGTGPAEGTKATTITPGAWHIGRMLQAFEGLPINVGILGKGHASMTSPLAEQIVMGACGLKIHEDWGATHASIDNSLKVADEYDVQVAIHTDTLNEGGFVEDTIRAIDGRVIHTFHTEGAGGGHAPDIITMAGLKNVLPASTNPTMPFTRNTIDEHMDMLMVCHHLSREIPEDVAFADSRIRPETIAAEDVLHDMGVFSMMSSDSQAMGRVGEVVLRTWQAADHMLKTRGHLPGDCEYNDNNRVKRYISKYTINPAIAQGMSRLIGSVEVGKWADLVLWEPAFFGVKPDLVIKGGLILGAMQGDPNGSIPTPQPQTFRQQFASYGGALAESSISFMSMAAVNAGVARRLRLKRHVAPVEDIRQLTKADMKFNNATPSIEVDAQTYEVRVDGERITSTPATTLAGAQRYWLF, from the coding sequence ATGACCCTCAGGATCCCCCGCCGCCAATACAACGACCTCTACGGCCCCACCACCGGCGACTCGGTCCGCCTCGCCGACACAGACCTGTTCGTCAAAGTCGAAAAAGACCTCACCGGATACGGAGACGAAGCCGTCTTCGGCGGCGGAAAAACCATCCGCGACGGCATGGGCCAAGACGGCAACGTCAACCGCGCCGAAATGATCCCCGACACCGTCATCACCGGTGCCCTCATCATCGACTACACCGGCATCTACAAAGCCGACATCGGCATCCGAGACGGACGCATTTGCGCCATCGGCAAAGCCGGAAACAACAACATCATGGACGACGTTGACATGACGATCGGCCCATCAACAGAAATCATCGCCGGCGAACACAAAATCCTCACCGCTGGCGGCATCGACACTCACATCCACTTCATCAGCCCAGAACAAGTCCCCACTGCGCTCGCCGGAGGAGTCACCACCTTCGTTGGCGGAGGCACCGGCCCCGCCGAAGGAACCAAAGCCACCACCATCACCCCCGGTGCCTGGCATATCGGCCGCATGCTGCAAGCCTTTGAAGGACTACCCATCAACGTGGGAATCCTCGGCAAAGGGCACGCCTCCATGACCTCCCCCTTGGCAGAACAAATCGTCATGGGCGCCTGCGGCCTAAAAATTCACGAAGACTGGGGAGCCACCCACGCCTCCATCGACAACTCCCTCAAAGTTGCTGATGAGTATGACGTCCAAGTAGCCATCCACACCGACACCCTCAACGAAGGTGGCTTTGTCGAAGACACCATTCGTGCCATCGATGGACGCGTCATTCACACCTTCCACACCGAAGGCGCAGGCGGTGGCCACGCCCCCGACATCATCACGATGGCCGGGCTGAAAAACGTGCTTCCCGCATCCACAAACCCCACAATGCCCTTCACACGTAACACCATCGACGAGCACATGGACATGCTCATGGTGTGCCACCACCTCTCCCGAGAAATCCCCGAAGACGTCGCATTCGCCGACTCTCGCATCCGCCCAGAAACCATCGCTGCCGAAGACGTCCTGCACGACATGGGCGTGTTCTCCATGATGAGCTCCGACAGCCAAGCCATGGGCCGCGTCGGTGAAGTCGTGCTTCGCACCTGGCAAGCCGCCGACCACATGCTCAAAACCCGCGGCCACCTGCCTGGAGACTGCGAATACAACGACAACAACCGCGTCAAGCGATACATCAGCAAGTACACGATCAACCCAGCTATCGCCCAAGGCATGTCCCGCCTCATCGGATCAGTTGAAGTCGGAAAATGGGCAGACCTAGTGCTCTGGGAACCCGCCTTCTTCGGCGTCAAACCCGACCTGGTTATTAAAGGCGGACTCATCCTTGGCGCCATGCAAGGCGACCCCAACGGATCCATCCCCACCCCCCAACCACAAACCTTCCGCCAACAATTCGCCAGCTACGGCGGCGCACTGGCCGAATCCTCCATTTCCTTCATGTCCATGGCAGCAGTCAACGCTGGCGTCGCCCGCAGACTCCGTCTCAAACGGCACGTCGCGCCCGTTGAAGACATCCGCCAGCTCACCAAAGCGGACATGAAATTCAACAACGCCACCCCCAGCATCGAAGTCGATGCACAAACATACGAAGTTCGAGTAGACGGCGAACGCATCACATCCACCCCCGCCACCACCCTGGCAGGCGCACAAAGGTATTGGCTCTTCTAA
- a CDS encoding urease subunit beta, with translation MTPGEIVASDEEIVANHGRETKTIDVVNIGDRPVQVGSHHHFYEVNRALEFDRPATRGFRLNIPSGTAVRFEPGDHKNVELVALAGLRRVYGFRNRVNGPLDAPEIIEEQAWAHPTTLKGAEK, from the coding sequence ATGACCCCTGGCGAAATCGTGGCCAGCGACGAAGAAATCGTTGCCAACCACGGCAGAGAAACAAAAACCATCGATGTCGTAAACATCGGCGACCGACCAGTCCAAGTCGGCTCCCACCACCACTTCTACGAAGTTAACCGCGCCCTGGAATTTGACCGCCCCGCTACTCGCGGCTTCCGCCTCAATATTCCTTCAGGCACCGCCGTGCGATTCGAACCCGGCGACCACAAAAATGTCGAACTCGTTGCCCTGGCAGGACTGCGCCGCGTCTACGGCTTCCGCAACCGCGTGAACGGCCCCCTCGACGCACCCGAAATCATCGAAGAACAAGCCTGGGCCCACCCAACCACCCTGAAAGGGGCAGAAAAATGA
- a CDS encoding urease subunit gamma translates to MRLTPREQDKLLIVVAADLARRRQARGLKLNYPEAVAIISYELIEGARDGRTVDDLMSWGTTILTREDVMEGVPEMIHDVQIEATFPDGTKLVTVHDPIR, encoded by the coding sequence ATGCGCCTGACCCCACGAGAGCAAGACAAACTGCTCATCGTCGTAGCCGCCGACCTCGCCCGCAGACGCCAAGCCCGCGGCCTCAAACTCAACTACCCCGAAGCCGTCGCCATCATCAGCTACGAACTCATCGAAGGGGCCCGCGATGGCCGCACCGTCGATGACCTCATGAGCTGGGGAACAACCATCCTCACCCGCGAAGACGTCATGGAAGGAGTGCCCGAAATGATCCATGACGTACAAATCGAAGCGACCTTCCCCGACGGCACCAAACTCGTCACCGTTCACGACCCCATCCGCTAA
- a CDS encoding alanine/glycine:cation symporter family protein, which produces MIDALTAYLGALNGFVYTYFLVALLIGGGLYFTLRTRAVQIRHFPHLLSHSLASRKGANGGISSFQAFAMGMATRIGIGNITGVALALVLGGPGAIFWMWVIAAVGMATSFFEATLAQVFKVSNTDGTYRGGTAYYLSYGLQSRSWGVGIAAALVFCMVIAMPMVQGNTIALALENAHGIPVWATGLLLMALTALVVFAGVRGVARTTEILSPLMAIGYVCIAVTVVVMNIGSVPGFLSDIISGAFGIRPGLAGVAGGVTAAVLNGAQRGLFTNEAGMATNPNAAATATVAHPVQQGFIQSLGVLVDSMIICTATAFIILSSGSSVYVPGVVPAASEAENAAASLTVNAVTSQLGSWAVWPMSIMIFFFGFSSILGAYAYASVNVDFLRGYNTRNRLAAALVVLTTGVGSVLALKTVWALMDTAMALTTLINIIGLIALSKWVVGALRDYEAQKAAGIDEPRFRGEGNSNLPRDIPTDVWK; this is translated from the coding sequence ATGATTGACGCCCTCACCGCCTACCTTGGCGCCCTCAACGGCTTCGTATACACCTACTTCCTTGTCGCCCTCCTTATCGGCGGAGGCCTATATTTCACCTTGCGCACCCGTGCTGTGCAGATACGTCACTTTCCCCACCTACTGAGTCACTCGCTAGCTTCACGCAAAGGAGCCAACGGAGGGATCTCCTCATTTCAGGCATTCGCCATGGGCATGGCCACCCGTATCGGCATCGGCAACATCACCGGTGTGGCCTTGGCGCTCGTGCTCGGCGGCCCCGGAGCGATCTTCTGGATGTGGGTGATCGCCGCTGTTGGCATGGCCACCTCGTTCTTTGAAGCCACCCTGGCCCAGGTATTTAAAGTCTCCAACACAGACGGCACCTACCGTGGCGGCACCGCCTACTACCTCTCCTATGGCTTGCAATCTCGCTCATGGGGAGTAGGTATCGCGGCTGCACTCGTGTTCTGCATGGTCATCGCCATGCCCATGGTTCAAGGCAACACCATCGCCCTCGCTCTGGAAAACGCTCACGGTATTCCGGTATGGGCTACTGGCCTATTGCTCATGGCCCTAACAGCGCTCGTGGTTTTTGCAGGGGTGCGCGGCGTAGCCCGCACGACAGAAATCCTCAGCCCCTTGATGGCTATCGGATACGTATGTATCGCTGTGACAGTTGTTGTCATGAACATCGGCAGTGTTCCGGGGTTCCTATCTGACATCATCTCCGGTGCCTTTGGGATTCGACCTGGCCTGGCCGGGGTGGCAGGCGGTGTCACCGCAGCTGTGCTTAACGGCGCTCAACGCGGGCTTTTCACCAATGAAGCAGGTATGGCGACCAACCCCAACGCGGCTGCCACTGCCACGGTTGCTCATCCGGTGCAGCAGGGGTTCATTCAATCTCTCGGTGTTCTCGTCGACTCAATGATCATCTGCACTGCCACTGCGTTCATCATTTTGTCCAGCGGATCAAGCGTGTACGTGCCAGGTGTAGTGCCGGCTGCATCGGAAGCTGAAAATGCTGCCGCCAGCCTGACCGTTAACGCGGTTACTTCACAGCTGGGCAGCTGGGCAGTGTGGCCTATGTCGATCATGATTTTTTTCTTCGGATTCAGCTCGATTCTGGGCGCTTACGCGTATGCCTCCGTCAACGTCGACTTCTTGCGTGGTTACAACACGCGTAACCGCCTAGCTGCCGCCTTGGTGGTGTTGACCACCGGAGTCGGCTCTGTGCTGGCGTTGAAAACAGTGTGGGCGCTCATGGACACCGCGATGGCTTTGACAACGCTCATCAACATCATCGGTCTCATCGCGCTCTCGAAGTGGGTTGTTGGAGCGCTTCGTGACTACGAAGCTCAAAAGGCGGCTGGTATCGATGAGCCACGCTTCCGCGGTGAAGGTAACTCGAATTTGCCGCGTGATATCCCTACTGATGTCTGGAAATAG